From Rhea pennata isolate bPtePen1 unplaced genomic scaffold, bPtePen1.pri scaffold_169, whole genome shotgun sequence:
CCCACCGCCAGGACGTGGGGATGGAGGAGACGTGGCCACGGGGGGCCACCACACTGGCGGCGCAGAGGGGCCGGTGGCCCACCGCCAGGATGTGGGGATGGAGGAGACGTGGCCATGGGGGCCACCACACtgcggcgcggaggggccggtGGCCCACCGCCAGGATGTGGGGACGGAGGAGACGTGGCCACGGGGGGCCACCACACTGCGGCGCGGAGGGGCTGGTGGCCCACCGCCAGGACGTGGGGATGGAGGAGACGTGGCCACGGGGGCCACCACGctggcggcgcggaggggccggtGGCCCACCACAAGGACGCGGCGATGGAGGAGACGTGGCCACGGGGGGCCACCACGctggcggcgcggaggggccggtggcccgccgccgggccccacGGAGGCTCACCGGGGACGGCGGGCGGCACGGTGCGCCGCAGGGCGGTGACGGTTGCCATGGCGATCTCCTCGGGGCTGTACTTCTTGGGACAGGCGTGACCCGCCGTCACCATGTTGGGCTTGAGCAAGGTGCCCTCCAGGTAGACGTGGTGGTCGCTCAACGCCTTGTAGACGGCCGCCAGCACCTGGGGACGCGGCGGGGACAGGTcggcggaggcggccggggGGACACGGTGGCCGGGGGGACACCATGGGTGGGGGGACACCatgggtggggtggggtggggacaCACCCACCTTCTCCGTGACATACTGGCAGCGCTTCAGGTCGTGGTCACCGTCGGGGAGGATCTCGGGCTCCACGATGGGGACGATGCCGTTCTGTTGGGGACGCTTTAGGGACGCGGGCGGGAggcgcctccgcgccgcggAGCTGCTGCCGCAAGGTCCCCGGGCCACCCCGAGGTGGCAGGGAGGTGCCACCAAGGCCACGGCGCAGCTGGGGAGGGCCCCAGGCACCCCAACGTCTCCACGTCCCCCAACGTCTCCTCAGCGTCTCCATGTCTCCTCATCGTCCACGTCCCGACGTCGCCACGTCCCCCAACGCCTGCGTCTCCTCAACATCTCCACGTCCCTCAACGTCTCCTCAGTGTCTCCGTGTCTCCCCATTGTCCACGTCCCGACGTCGCCACGTCCCCCAACGCCTGCGTCTCCTCAACATCTCCACGTCCCTCAACGTCTCCTCAGTGTCTCCGTGTCTCCCCATTGTCCACGTCCCAACGTCTCCATGTCCCTCAACACCTGCATCTCCTCAACATCTCCACGTCCCCCAACATCTCCTCCATGTCTCCATGTCTCTCCATCATCCATGTCCCAACGTCTCCATGTCCCCCCAACGTCTCATCATCCACGTCTCGTCTCCACGTCCAACGTCTCCTCACTGTCTCCATGTCTCTCCATCATCCACGTCCCAACGTCTCCACGTCCCACAACGCCTGCGTCTCCTCAACATCTCCATGTCCCGTCTCCTCACTGTCTCCATGTCTCCCCATCACCCACATCGCAACATCTCCACGTCGCCCAACGTCTCCCCATCACCCACGTCACAACATCTCCACGTCGCCCAACGTCTCCCCATCACCCACGTCGCCCAACGCCTGCGTCTCCTCAACATCTCCATGGCCCTCAACACCTCCTCAGCGTCTCCACGTCTCCCCCCCATCCACGTCCCAACATCTCCACGTCCCACCCGGACCACGGGACGGTGCCACAGGAAGACAGGTGACCCGGCGGGGAACGGACCTGCTGGCAGATGCTGGCGTAGCGGGCGAGGACGTTGGCGTTCTCCATGACGGCGAGGCGCGAGGGCGTGTGCTCCGAGATCTTGAGGACGCAGCGCCACTTGGCGAAGTCGGCCCCGTCCTTCTTGTACTGGGCGCAGCGCTCCATGAGCCCGTCCAGGCCTGGGCAGGCGGGGACACCGTGGCGGGGACGGCGGAGGGGTCGCGGGTGGCATTAGGGAGGCGGGGACGGCGGAGGGGACACGGCGGAGGGGACACGGGTGGGGACGGCGGTGGGGAACACGCAAGGAAAGCCACGGAGGTGACGTCGGGGACGACTCTGGGGACGATTTTATGGACGTGAGGGTGGCttgggggacacggggacagtttgggggacatggggacggTCTGAGGGACACGGGGACGAGGACACGGCCTTGGGGACGCACGGGGGACACAGGGGTGGCTGTGAGGACACAGGAACAACGTTGGGGACCACCTGGGGACGCAAGACACCGCCGCCCCCACCCCACCGCGCCCGCCTTGGGGACACCGGGACCCCCTTGGGGACCTCTTTGGGGACACAGAAAGACCCCTGGAGAACTTCTTAGGAAGGTGAGGACACCCCCCCCGAGGGCATGGGGACACCCttggggacacggggacgcCCTCAGGGACCCCTCGAGGGCACGGAGCCACCTTCAgggcccccccccctccaccttGGGGACCTCTTAAGGACCTAGGGacaccccaccaccaccctggGGACATGGGGCCACCCTTGGGGCCACCCTCTGAGAGCCGGGGACCCTTCTGGAGACCCAAGGAGCCCCCCGGGGCCACCGTGGGAGAGGGGGGGGGACGGTCACTCACCTTGGGTGGTGGTCTCCCCATTGGTGCCTGCCAGGGGGACAACCCCCTTGTCCAccttgggggaggggggggggggggacatggtCACCCGGAGCTGGCCTGGCCCCACGGCCACCTGGGTGCCCCAAcgtgtcccccccccgcccccccgcaaCGTCCCTCCGAGCCTACGTTGGCCCCGAATTCCCCGTGTCCCTCAACGTCCCCGTGATCCCTGCGTCTCCTCAACGCCTCCAAGTCCCCCCCCGACGTGTCCCCTCAGCGTCTCCAGGTCCCCTGCTGTCCCCGTGTCCCCTCAATGCTTCCACgtccccccaccaccaccaccaaggtCCCCCCAAACGTCCCCACGTCTCCTCAACTCCTCCGCGTCCCCCGACGTCTCCACGTTCCCTGGGCACCTTCGCGTCCCCCAACGTCCCCTCAGCGTCTCCACGTCTCCCCAGCACCCGTGTCCCAACATCTCCGCGTCCCCCAACGTCCCTGTGTCTCCTCAACACCTCCATGTCCCCCAACGTTCCTTCAGCATCTCCACGTCTCCCCAACATCCCTGTGTCTCCTCAACACCTCCATGTCCCCCAACGTTCCCTCAGCATCCCAACGTCCAACGTCCGCTCAAGCATCTCCAAGTCTCCCCAGCACCCGTGTCCCAACGTCTCCGCGTCCCCCAACGTCCCTGTGTCTCAACATCTCCACGTCCCCCAACGTTCCCTCAACATCTCCACGTCCAACGTCCCCTCAGCATCTCCAAGTCTCCCCAGCACCCGTGTCCCAACGTCTCCGCGTCCCCCAACGTCCCTGTGTCTCCTCAATATCTCCACGTCCCCCAACGTCCCCTCAGCATCTCCATGTCCAACGTCCCCTCAGCATCTCCAAGTCTCCCCAGCACCCATGTCCCAATGTCTCCGCGTCCCCCAACGTCCCTGTGTCTCCTCAATATCTCCACGTCCTCCAACGTTCCCTCAGCATCTCCATGTTCAACGTCCCCTCAGCATCTCCAAGTCTTCCCAGCACCCGTGTCCCAACGTCTCCGCGTCCCCCAACGTCCCTGTGTCTCCTCAATATCTCCACGTCCCCCAACGTCCCCTCAGCATCTCCACGTCCAACACCCCAACGTCTCTGTGTCCCCGATGTCCCTGCGTCCCCTCGTCTCCACGTCCAACATCCCATCTCCGTGCCCCCGATGTCCCTGCGACCCCTCAACGTCTCCACGTCCCTCCAACATCCCAACGTCTCCgtgtcccccatgtccctgcGTCCCCTCAACGTCTCCACGTCCAACATCCCAACATCtccatgtcccccatgtccctgcGTCCCCTCAACGTCTCCACATCCCTCCAACATCCCAACGTCtccatgtcccccatgtccctgcGTCCCCTCAACGTCTCCACGTCCCTCCAACATCCCAACGTCTCCGTGTCCCCGATGTCCCTGCGTCCCCTCAACGTCTCCACGTCCCTCCAACAACCCAACGTCTCCgtgtcccccatgtccctgcGACCCCTCAACGTCTCCACGTCCCTCCAACATCCCAACGTCTCCgtgtcccccatgtccctgcGTCCCCTCAACGTCTCCACGTCCCTCCAGCATCACGTCTGTGTTCCCAATGTCCCTGCGTCCTCTCCACGTCTCTACATCCCCAAAGTAGCCTTAACGTCTCCACGTCCCTCCAACATCCCCATATCTCCACCTCCTCAATGTTCCTGCGGCCCCTCAACATCTCCCCGTCCCTCCAATATCCCAGTGTCTCCGTGTCCTCAATGTCCCTGCGTCCTCTCGATGTCTCCACGTCTTCCCAACGTCCCTAAGTCTTCTCAACATCTCCGCATCTCCCAACATCCCCCCGTCTTGCTCCCCACGGTGTCCCTCAACATCTCCATGTCTCCCCAACGTCCCTGCGTCCCCCCAACGTCTCCACGTCTCCCCAACGTCTCCCCAACATCCCTGCATCCCCCCAACGTCTCCCCATCTCCCCAGTGTCTCATCTCCCCAACGTCTCCCCATCTCCCCAACGTCTCCCCATCTCCCCAACGTCTCCCCATCTCCCCAACGTCTCCCAAACGTCCCTGCGTCCCCCCAACGTCTCCCCATCTCCCCAACGTCTCCCAAACGTCCCTGCGTCCCCTCAACATCTCCATAACACCCCTaggtccccccccccaacatctCCACATCTCCCCAACGCCTCCACACCTCCGCAGCGTCCCACCGACGCCTccgcgtcccccccccccaccacctccAACGCCCCCCATCCCTACGTCCTCCCCGCGGGGGcgcctcccccacccccaccccgggtCCCCGCCGCCCCACCTTGATGCCGACGAGGCCGCCCTTGGCGCGGATGACGGCGGGGAAGGGGCGCCCGTCGTCGGCCTTCTGGTAGAGGGTCTCGTGGAAGAGGATGACGCCGCCGATGCAGGCGTCGACGCGCTGGTCGGCCGTGAAGAGCAGCTGGCGGTACCAGCGGCGGTTCTCCTCCGTGTTCTCCGCCCCCACCGAGCTCAGGCGCTTGGCGATGCTGCCTGCGCCGGGGACGCCCGCGTCACCCTTGGCGGGGCTCCCCGGGGGCATCTGGGGCCACCCGGGGCCACCCAGGAACCCCCAGTGACACCCATGGGCACCCTGGTGGCACCCACATTCCCATTGCACCCAGTGCTGACAGCGTTGGCACCGCTCCCAGTGGCACCTGGGGCCACCAGGAACCCCCAGTAGCACCTGGTGACACCCATGGGCACCCTGGTGACACCCACGTTCCCATTGCACCCAGTGCTGACAGCGTTGCCATCGCTCCCAGTGGCACCTGGGGCAGCTGGTGGCCTCCCAGTGGCACCTGGGGCCACCCAGGAACCCCCAGTAGCACCCATGGGCACCCTGGTGGCACCCACGTTCCTGTTGCACCCAGTGCTGACAGCGTTGGCACCGCTCCCAGTGGCACCTGGGGCACCTGGGGCCACCAGGAACCCCCAGTAGCACCTGGTGACACCCATGGGCACCCTGGTGACACCCACGTTCCCGTTGCACCCAGTGCTGACAGCGTTGGCACCGCTCCCAGTGGCACCTGGGGCAGCTGGTGGCCTCCCAGTGTCACCTGGGGCCACGCAAGAACCCCCAGTGACACCCATGGGCACCCTGGTGGCACCCACGTTCCCATCGCACCCAGTGCTGACAGGGTTGGCACCGCTCCCAGTGGCACCTGGTGGCCTCCCAGTGGCACTTGGGGCCACCCAGTAacccccagcagcacccagtgGCACTCATGGGCACCCTGGTGGCACCCACGTTCCCATCGCACCCAGTGCTGACAGGGTTGGCACCGCTCCCAGTGGCACCTGGTGGCCTCCCAGTGGCACTTGGGGCCACCCAGTAacccccagcagcacccagtgGCACTCATGGGCACCCTGGTGGCACCTACGCTCCCACTTCACCCAGTGCCGTTAGAGTTTGCCgcctcccagtgctcccagtagCACCTGGGGCCACCTGGTGACCTCCCAGTGTCACCTGGGGTCGCCCACTGTCACCCCAGTGTCACCCAGGCTCCCAGCGTGGCCAGGGGTTGCAGCGCTCCCAGTATCACCTGGGGCcacccagtgccctcccagtaGCTTCAAGTGCCGCCTCCTGttctcccagtgcctcccagtccTCACCATCATCACCCAATGTCACTTAGATCCTTCCCAGTGTCACCCAGTAGCCCCCGATCCTTTTCCAGTGCCTCCCAGTATTCCCCAGTGTCACCCAATGCCCCGATCTCCCTCCGGTGCCCTCCCCAGTTctctcccagtgccccccccaAGCACCTCCCAGTACCTCCTGTTGCTTTCCAGTATCACCCTGTGTACTCCACTGTCTCCCAGTATCACCAGTCATTCCCAGTGCCTCCCAATGCCCTCCCAGTAGCTCTCCAGTGATGTCCTAATCCTGCTCCATGGTTACCCAGTTCTCCTCACACCACTCCCAGTCCCCTCCCAGTATCCCCGTCCCCTCCCAGCGCCCCCCACTGCTCCTACTCCATTTCCAGTGGCTACCACTACTGCCCAGTATCATCCAgtcccctcccagtgctcccagtctCCTCCCAGTTCTCTCCAAACCCACTCCGctcccctcccagtgcccccagccccctcccagtcccccccaAACCCACCCCActccc
This genomic window contains:
- the ALDOA gene encoding fructose-bisphosphate aldolase A, yielding MPHPYPALSPEQKKELADIALRIVAPGKGILAADESTGSIAKRLSSVGAENTEENRRWYRQLLFTADQRVDACIGGVILFHETLYQKADDGRPFPAVIRAKGGLVGIKVDKGVVPLAGTNGETTTQGLDGLMERCAQYKKDGADFAKWRCVLKISEHTPSRLAVMENANVLARYASICQQNGIVPIVEPEILPDGDHDLKRCQYVTEKVLAAVYKALSDHHVYLEGTLLKPNMVTAGHACPKKYSPEEIAMATVTALRRTVPPAVPGITFLSGGQSEEEASLNLNAINRCPLARPWALTFSYGRALQASALRAWGGKRDNTKAAQEEYVKRALANSQACQGKYAPSGPAGAAASESLFISNHAY